Proteins encoded together in one Cellulomonas gilvus ATCC 13127 window:
- a CDS encoding NUDIX hydrolase — MSSTARPVVVEAAGALVWRVRTGRLQVALVHRPRYDDWSWPKGKLDPGESVVAAAWREVAEETGDDVVLGAPLPPLEYPMSDGRTKRVHYWAAQVAGRVDAAALRARPPVPRASRDEIDHVRWFDVEAAAARLTRAADRAPLVSLVAAHAKGRLDTRALVVVRHGTARRRAAWTEGEASRPLTPAGRLQAQHLVPVVSAFGAARVVTSPWQRCVDTVQPYGALAQVPTETADVLSEAGHAASPARVAALVHQLLQWPGDSLLCTHRPVLPTVIDTLAQHARRSVVGALPVGDPFLHPAQVLVAHVAQTAKGPRVVAAEVHRAPLSA; from the coding sequence GTGAGCTCGACCGCGCGGCCGGTCGTCGTCGAGGCGGCCGGCGCCCTGGTGTGGCGCGTCCGCACGGGCCGGCTGCAGGTCGCGCTGGTGCACCGGCCGCGGTACGACGACTGGTCGTGGCCCAAGGGCAAGCTCGACCCGGGTGAGTCCGTGGTCGCCGCGGCGTGGCGCGAGGTGGCCGAGGAGACCGGGGACGATGTGGTGCTCGGCGCACCGCTGCCCCCGCTCGAGTACCCGATGTCCGACGGCCGGACCAAGCGCGTGCACTACTGGGCCGCGCAGGTGGCCGGCCGGGTGGACGCCGCCGCGCTGCGTGCGCGCCCGCCCGTCCCGCGCGCGTCGCGTGACGAGATCGACCACGTCCGCTGGTTCGACGTCGAGGCCGCGGCGGCGCGGCTGACGCGAGCGGCGGACCGTGCGCCGCTCGTCTCGCTCGTCGCCGCGCACGCCAAGGGTCGGCTGGACACGCGCGCGCTCGTCGTCGTGCGGCACGGCACCGCTCGTCGTCGTGCGGCCTGGACCGAAGGTGAGGCCTCGCGTCCGTTGACGCCCGCGGGCCGGCTCCAGGCGCAGCACCTGGTCCCGGTCGTCTCGGCGTTCGGCGCCGCGCGCGTGGTCACCAGCCCGTGGCAGCGCTGCGTGGACACGGTGCAGCCGTACGGCGCGCTCGCGCAGGTGCCCACCGAGACCGCCGACGTGCTCTCGGAGGCCGGCCACGCCGCGTCGCCGGCGCGCGTCGCCGCGCTGGTGCACCAGCTGCTGCAGTGGCCCGGCGACTCGCTGCTGTGCACCCACCGGCCCGTGCTGCCCACCGTGATCGACACGCTCGCGCAGCACGCGCGGCGGTCCGTGGTCGGCGCACTGCCGGTGGGTGACCCGTTCCTGCACCCCGCGCAGGTGCTCGTCGCGCACGTCGCGCAGACGGCCAAGGGACCGCGCGTGGTCGCGGCCGAGGTGCACCGCGCACCGCTGTCCGCGTGA
- a CDS encoding DUF47 domain-containing protein, which yields MRLRLTPRDTTFFDLFAASALHLVTGANLLSQMLGATPAERKDLNKRIAEAEHQADEATHQIMRRLNQTFVTPFDRDDIYMLASALDDCMDYMDEAADLMVLYKVGELPARVADQVQVLQRAAELTAEAMPRLRSMDSLKEYWVEVNRLENQADKSHRKLLAQMFDEIADPILLMKLKEIVETLEDAADAFEKVANAVETIALKES from the coding sequence GTGCGCCTGCGCCTGACACCGCGCGACACCACGTTCTTCGACCTCTTCGCCGCCTCGGCGCTCCACCTGGTGACAGGCGCGAACCTGCTCAGCCAGATGCTGGGCGCCACGCCCGCCGAGCGCAAGGACCTCAACAAGCGCATCGCGGAGGCCGAGCACCAGGCCGACGAGGCGACGCACCAGATCATGCGTCGGCTGAACCAGACGTTCGTGACGCCGTTCGACCGCGACGACATCTACATGCTCGCCTCGGCGCTCGACGACTGCATGGACTACATGGACGAGGCCGCGGACCTCATGGTCCTGTACAAGGTCGGCGAGCTGCCGGCCCGTGTGGCCGACCAGGTGCAGGTGCTCCAGCGCGCCGCCGAGCTGACCGCGGAGGCCATGCCCCGGCTGCGCTCGATGGACTCGCTCAAGGAGTACTGGGTCGAGGTCAACCGCCTCGAGAACCAGGCGGACAAGTCGCACCGCAAGCTCCTCGCGCAGATGTTCGACGAGATCGCCGACCCGATCCTGCTCATGAAGCTCAAGGAGATCGTGGAGACCCTGGAGGACGCGGCCGACGCGTTCGAGAAGGTCGCAAACGCGGTCGAGACGATCGCGCTCAAGGAGTCCTGA
- a CDS encoding inorganic phosphate transporter, giving the protein MEVALAIFVVALALGFDYTNGFHDAANAIATSVSTRALTPRAALIMAAVMNFAGALLGTDVAETIATSIVHLTDARPHEQLTVVLCALVGAITWNLITWWLGLPSSSTHALIGGLVGAGLAGGLSIYGSAIIEKVVLPMIFSPLVGFTLAFALMVGLLWVIKSAAPAPTMRRFRVAQTVSAAAMALGHGLQDAQKTMGVIVMALAAVGWATPGQIPLWVKLAAAGAISAGTYSGGWRIMRTLGRKIIELDPARGFVAESVSATVLYVNAFVLHAPISTTHTITSAIMGVGATKRLSAVRWGVAKNIAIAWVLTIPAAALVAAMFTWLLGPLLG; this is encoded by the coding sequence GTGGAGGTCGCGCTCGCCATCTTCGTCGTCGCGCTCGCGCTCGGCTTCGACTACACCAACGGTTTCCACGACGCCGCGAACGCGATCGCGACGTCCGTCTCCACCCGGGCCCTGACCCCGCGGGCCGCGCTCATCATGGCCGCGGTCATGAACTTCGCGGGTGCGCTGCTGGGCACCGACGTCGCGGAGACGATCGCCACGTCGATCGTCCACCTCACCGACGCCCGGCCCCATGAGCAGCTGACCGTGGTGCTGTGCGCGCTGGTCGGAGCCATCACGTGGAACCTCATCACGTGGTGGCTGGGACTGCCGTCGTCCTCGACGCACGCCCTCATCGGCGGGCTCGTGGGCGCCGGCCTCGCGGGTGGGCTGAGCATCTACGGCTCGGCGATCATCGAGAAGGTCGTCCTGCCGATGATCTTCTCCCCGCTGGTCGGGTTCACGCTCGCGTTCGCGCTGATGGTGGGCCTGCTCTGGGTCATCAAGAGCGCCGCGCCCGCCCCCACCATGCGCCGGTTCCGCGTCGCGCAGACCGTGTCCGCGGCCGCCATGGCACTCGGCCACGGCCTGCAGGACGCGCAGAAGACCATGGGCGTCATCGTCATGGCGCTCGCGGCGGTCGGCTGGGCGACGCCGGGCCAGATCCCGCTGTGGGTCAAGCTCGCCGCAGCGGGCGCGATCTCCGCGGGCACGTACTCGGGCGGCTGGCGCATCATGCGCACGCTCGGCCGCAAGATCATCGAGCTCGACCCGGCGCGCGGCTTCGTCGCCGAGTCGGTCTCCGCGACCGTGCTCTACGTCAACGCGTTCGTGCTGCACGCGCCGATCTCGACGACGCACACGATCACCTCGGCGATCATGGGCGTCGGCGCGACCAAGCGCCTGTCGGCCGTGCGCTGGGGCGTCGCCAAGAACATCGCGATCGCGTGGGTGCTGACCATCCCGGCGGCGGCCCTGGTGGCGGCGATGTTCACCTGGCTCCTGGGCCCCCTCCTCGGCTGA
- a CDS encoding sugar porter family MFS transporter, protein MSSAAAAPDRAGRSPYHGKAVGLAVAAAVGGFLFGFDSSVINGAVKAFTEQFELSDALSGFAVAVALLGCALGAWLGGRLADRWGRTRVMFLGAVLFFVSSILSGIAFGVWDLILWRFMAGLGIGIASVIAPAYIAEIAPAAIRGRLGSLQQLAIVLGIFAALLADQVLAVATPGEGADASGELWFGLEAWRWMFMVAVIPATVYGILALRIPESPRYLVAKGRRDEAVDVLTQVLGSRDAAQERVGEIENTIRADAELASQATLRGPRFGLLPVVWVGILLSVFQQFVGINVIFYYSNTLWQAVGFAESDSFTYSTITAVTNVVVTLVAIALVDKVGRRPMLLAGSAGMALCLGVMALAFTQSTEVPDPANAGEMMTQLPGGWGTTALIAANLFVVFFGASWGPLVWVLLGEMFPNRIRAAALGVAAAAQWVANFLITISFPPLLGAFGATVPYLMYAVFAVLSFFFTLWKVPETKGVELEDMESVKVSRRMRESTP, encoded by the coding sequence ATGTCTTCAGCAGCAGCCGCACCCGACAGGGCGGGGCGCAGCCCGTACCACGGCAAGGCCGTGGGTCTGGCTGTCGCCGCCGCGGTCGGCGGGTTCCTGTTCGGGTTCGACAGCTCGGTCATCAACGGAGCGGTCAAGGCGTTCACCGAGCAGTTCGAGCTGAGCGACGCGCTGTCGGGCTTCGCGGTCGCGGTCGCGCTGCTGGGCTGCGCGCTCGGCGCGTGGCTGGGCGGCCGGCTCGCCGACCGGTGGGGCCGCACGCGCGTGATGTTCCTGGGCGCGGTGCTGTTCTTCGTGTCCTCGATCCTGTCCGGCATCGCGTTCGGCGTGTGGGACCTCATCCTGTGGCGGTTCATGGCCGGGCTGGGCATCGGCATCGCGTCGGTGATCGCACCCGCGTACATCGCGGAGATCGCGCCCGCAGCGATCCGCGGCCGCCTGGGCAGCCTGCAGCAGCTCGCGATCGTGCTCGGCATCTTCGCGGCGCTGCTCGCGGACCAGGTGCTCGCGGTCGCGACCCCGGGCGAGGGCGCCGACGCGTCGGGTGAGCTGTGGTTCGGGCTCGAGGCGTGGCGCTGGATGTTCATGGTCGCCGTGATCCCGGCCACGGTGTACGGCATCCTCGCGCTGCGCATCCCCGAGTCCCCGCGCTACCTCGTCGCGAAGGGCCGGCGCGACGAGGCGGTCGACGTGCTCACGCAGGTCCTCGGCTCGCGCGACGCCGCGCAGGAGCGCGTCGGGGAGATCGAGAACACCATCCGGGCCGATGCGGAGCTCGCGTCGCAGGCGACGTTGCGCGGCCCCCGGTTCGGGCTGCTTCCCGTGGTGTGGGTCGGGATCCTGCTCTCGGTGTTCCAGCAGTTCGTCGGGATCAACGTGATCTTCTACTACTCGAACACGCTGTGGCAGGCCGTGGGCTTCGCGGAGAGCGACTCGTTCACGTACTCCACGATCACCGCGGTGACCAACGTCGTGGTGACGCTCGTGGCGATCGCCCTCGTGGACAAGGTGGGCCGCCGCCCGATGCTCCTGGCCGGTTCGGCGGGCATGGCGCTGTGCCTGGGCGTCATGGCGCTCGCGTTCACGCAGTCGACCGAGGTCCCCGACCCCGCCAACGCGGGCGAGATGATGACGCAGCTGCCGGGCGGCTGGGGCACCACCGCGCTGATCGCCGCGAACCTGTTCGTGGTGTTCTTCGGGGCGTCGTGGGGCCCGCTCGTGTGGGTGCTGCTGGGCGAGATGTTCCCCAACCGCATCCGCGCCGCGGCGCTCGGCGTGGCGGCCGCCGCGCAGTGGGTGGCCAACTTCCTCATCACCATCTCCTTCCCGCCGCTGCTGGGTGCGTTCGGCGCGACGGTCCCCTACCTGATGTACGCCGTGTTCGCGGTCCTGTCCTTCTTCTTCACGCTGTGGAAGGTGCCGGAGACCAAGGGCGTCGAGCTCGAGGACATGGAGTCCGTCAAGGTCTCCCGCCGGATGCGGGAGTCCACCCCGTGA
- a CDS encoding MarR family winged helix-turn-helix transcriptional regulator, giving the protein MTTPPPQAGPEQDLLRQLEVFWRTLREAAGLLVRDAECSRSTATLVRVLAERDRAGRSTQVGDVAQVMRVDTSVASRHVSQLVEEGLVERTVGTGDKRARALRLTPLGRERSREIDAALVRRTGEIFAGWDPQDVADAAATLHRLSRTIDEASAPPARERALRAV; this is encoded by the coding sequence GTGACCACGCCCCCGCCGCAGGCCGGACCCGAGCAGGACCTGCTGCGCCAGCTCGAGGTGTTCTGGCGCACGCTGCGCGAGGCCGCGGGCCTGCTGGTCCGCGACGCCGAGTGCAGCCGCTCGACGGCGACGCTGGTCCGCGTGCTCGCCGAGCGGGACCGTGCCGGGCGCAGCACGCAGGTCGGTGACGTCGCCCAGGTCATGCGCGTGGACACCTCGGTCGCGAGCCGGCACGTCAGCCAGCTGGTCGAGGAGGGCCTGGTCGAGCGCACCGTGGGCACCGGCGACAAGCGCGCCCGCGCGCTCCGGCTGACCCCCCTCGGCCGCGAGCGCTCCCGCGAGATCGACGCGGCCCTGGTCCGGCGCACCGGTGAGATCTTCGCCGGATGGGACCCGCAGGACGTGGCCGACGCGGCCGCGACGCTGCACCGGCTGTCCCGCACGATCGACGAGGCCTCCGCACCACCCGCGCGCGAGCGCGCGCTGCGCGCCGTCTGA
- a CDS encoding MFS transporter encodes MSTEKSAAEPSVAAPDEPTAPTMTRREVLESLSGILLGMFVSILATSVVSSSLPKIITDLGGTQSAFTWVVTATLLTTTISTPIWGKLADLVNRKLLIQLALGITVISSALAGLSHDTAMLIGMRALQGIGAGGLTALGTVLIADIISPRERGRYMGLMGAVMGVSMVGGPLLGGVLTDSSLGWRANFFVGLPFAIAAIVVLQRTLHLPPLRRRVVRIDYLGAGLISVGIALLLLWITFAGDSFAWISWQTAAMVGGSVLTLALAVWAEHRAAEPIIPLHLFRNRTLVLAVVASVAVGIAMFGTSVFLGQYMQLARGKTPTESGLMTIPMILGMLVASTLSGQVITRTGRYKRFMLVGASLLTVGLGLMGTIHYDTSFLLVSVYMVVLGAGVGMLMQNLVLAAQNTLHVSEVGSGTATVAFFRTLGGAIGVSALGAILSSRSTDMIGKGLAAIGIDPAAMGSGGTLPDLATLPEPVRVVVERAFGDSIADLFLVATPVALISLVAVLFLKEIPLGHRSGVEQRLEEDAAAAVAPVTDELADARR; translated from the coding sequence ATGTCCACCGAGAAGTCCGCCGCGGAACCGTCCGTGGCCGCACCCGACGAGCCGACCGCGCCCACCATGACCCGACGCGAGGTCCTCGAGTCCCTGTCCGGGATCCTGCTCGGGATGTTCGTCTCGATCCTGGCGACGAGCGTCGTGTCCTCCTCGCTGCCCAAGATCATCACCGACCTGGGCGGCACGCAGTCCGCGTTCACCTGGGTGGTCACCGCGACGCTGCTGACCACCACGATCTCGACCCCCATCTGGGGCAAGCTCGCCGACCTGGTCAACCGCAAGCTGCTCATCCAGCTCGCGCTCGGCATCACCGTGATCTCCTCCGCGCTCGCAGGCCTCTCGCACGACACGGCGATGCTCATCGGGATGCGCGCGCTGCAGGGCATCGGCGCCGGTGGGCTCACCGCGCTGGGCACCGTGCTGATCGCGGACATCATCAGCCCGCGTGAGCGCGGCCGGTACATGGGGCTCATGGGCGCCGTGATGGGCGTGAGCATGGTCGGCGGGCCGCTGCTCGGCGGCGTGCTGACGGACTCCTCGCTCGGCTGGCGCGCGAACTTCTTCGTCGGGCTGCCGTTCGCGATCGCCGCGATCGTCGTGCTGCAGCGCACGCTGCACCTGCCGCCGCTGCGCCGCCGCGTGGTGCGCATCGACTACCTGGGCGCGGGCCTGATCTCGGTCGGCATCGCGCTGCTCCTGCTGTGGATCACGTTCGCGGGCGACTCGTTCGCCTGGATCTCGTGGCAGACCGCCGCCATGGTCGGGGGCTCCGTGCTCACGCTCGCGCTGGCGGTGTGGGCCGAGCACCGCGCTGCCGAGCCGATCATCCCGCTGCACCTGTTCCGCAACCGCACGCTCGTGCTCGCGGTGGTCGCGAGCGTCGCGGTGGGCATCGCGATGTTCGGCACCTCGGTGTTCCTGGGCCAGTACATGCAGCTGGCCCGGGGCAAGACGCCCACCGAGTCCGGCCTCATGACCATCCCGATGATCCTGGGCATGCTCGTCGCCTCGACCCTCAGCGGCCAGGTGATCACCCGCACGGGCCGGTACAAGCGGTTCATGCTCGTGGGCGCGTCGCTGCTCACCGTGGGTCTGGGCCTCATGGGCACCATCCACTACGACACGAGCTTCCTGCTCGTGAGCGTGTACATGGTGGTGCTCGGCGCCGGCGTCGGCATGCTCATGCAGAACCTGGTGCTCGCGGCGCAGAACACGCTGCACGTCTCGGAGGTCGGCTCCGGCACCGCGACCGTCGCGTTCTTCCGGACCCTGGGCGGCGCGATCGGTGTCTCGGCGCTCGGCGCGATCCTGTCCAGCCGCTCGACGGACATGATCGGCAAGGGGCTCGCGGCGATCGGCATCGACCCCGCGGCGATGGGATCGGGCGGCACGCTCCCGGACCTGGCCACGCTGCCGGAGCCGGTGCGCGTGGTCGTCGAGCGCGCGTTCGGTGACTCGATCGCGGACCTGTTCCTCGTCGCGACGCCCGTGGCCCTGATCTCGCTGGTCGCGGTGCTGTTCCTCAAGGAGATCCCGCTCGGTCACCGCTCCGGTGTCGAGCAGCGTCTCGAGGAGGACGCGGCCGCCGCGGTGGCACCCGTGACCGACGAGCTCGCGGACGCGCGCCGCTGA
- a CDS encoding MarR family winged helix-turn-helix transcriptional regulator, giving the protein MDDDLQQLERELGLFLRRATASSAAMARMVHPELEPAAYELLALIGRTPDVRASDIAAYIGVGRGTMSRQLARLSALGLIVRVTDPDDFRGQLLSLTPLGQERLAGAQRARQTFLGNALDGWAPDQITLLTAQLGRLNRDLTSAWTTQTPARERTGV; this is encoded by the coding sequence GTGGACGACGACCTGCAGCAGCTGGAGCGCGAGCTCGGGCTGTTCCTGCGCCGGGCGACGGCGTCGTCGGCCGCGATGGCCCGGATGGTGCACCCGGAGCTCGAGCCCGCGGCCTACGAGCTGCTCGCGCTGATCGGCCGCACGCCCGACGTCCGGGCGAGCGACATCGCCGCCTACATCGGCGTGGGTCGCGGCACGATGTCGCGTCAGCTGGCGCGCCTGAGCGCGCTCGGGCTGATCGTCCGGGTGACGGACCCCGACGACTTCCGTGGCCAGCTGCTGTCCCTCACGCCCCTGGGTCAGGAGCGGCTGGCCGGCGCCCAGCGCGCGCGCCAGACGTTCCTCGGGAACGCGCTGGACGGCTGGGCGCCGGACCAGATCACGCTGCTCACGGCCCAGCTGGGCCGGCTGAACCGCGACCTGACCTCCGCCTGGACGACGCAGACCCCGGCACGCGAGCGCACCGGGGTCTGA
- a CDS encoding nuclease-related domain-containing protein has product MEQVLTVRRWRRYGADRLYVTHETGARVGSIDLQSGEVVVEEPELEEQLRLAAQEFLRSDANELTLPMPRQPFSEPERTALTAWLGPVDDEPRGQRGAPLRQRLERLYAEGWHVIHDVPLGRQGTVVEHLLIGPGGIFTVAERGRPGEHVDVVDRRMLVDGAPVGLLHAARMEAARVQGLLLQAGCADIRVRSMTVVRGELGLDGDADETLVVTRATMPRTVRSLPVALEPDRVAAIANVARQRITWAR; this is encoded by the coding sequence ATGGAACAGGTGCTGACGGTGCGGCGGTGGAGGCGCTACGGCGCCGACCGCCTGTACGTCACGCACGAGACGGGCGCACGCGTCGGCTCGATCGACCTGCAGTCCGGCGAGGTCGTCGTCGAGGAGCCCGAGCTCGAGGAGCAGCTCCGGCTCGCCGCGCAGGAGTTCCTGCGCTCGGACGCCAACGAGCTCACGCTGCCCATGCCGCGTCAACCGTTCAGCGAGCCCGAGCGCACGGCCCTCACGGCCTGGCTCGGCCCGGTCGACGACGAGCCGCGCGGGCAGCGCGGCGCACCCCTGCGTCAGCGGCTGGAGCGGCTGTACGCCGAGGGCTGGCACGTCATCCACGACGTCCCGCTCGGCCGGCAGGGCACGGTCGTCGAGCACCTGCTGATCGGTCCCGGCGGCATCTTCACGGTCGCGGAGCGCGGCCGACCCGGTGAACACGTCGATGTGGTCGACCGCCGCATGCTCGTCGACGGTGCGCCCGTGGGCCTGCTGCACGCCGCGCGCATGGAGGCCGCACGCGTGCAGGGCCTGCTGCTGCAGGCGGGCTGCGCGGACATCCGCGTGCGGTCGATGACCGTCGTGCGTGGTGAGCTCGGTCTGGACGGCGACGCGGACGAGACGCTCGTCGTGACGCGCGCGACCATGCCCCGCACCGTGCGGAGCCTGCCGGTGGCGCTCGAGCCCGACCGCGTCGCGGCCATCGCGAACGTCGCGCGGCAGCGCATCACCTGGGCACGCTGA
- the msrB gene encoding peptide-methionine (R)-S-oxide reductase MsrB — MAYEVSRSDQEWALELSPQEFDVLRRAGTERAWTGALLDEKRTGVYRCRACQAELFASDAKFDSHCGWPSFFTPLAGDAVELVEDRSHHMVRTEVRCARCGSHLGHVFDDAPQTPTGDRFCMNSVSLTFEPADG, encoded by the coding sequence GTGGCGTACGAGGTGAGCAGGAGCGACCAGGAGTGGGCCCTCGAGCTGAGCCCGCAGGAGTTCGACGTGCTGCGTCGGGCCGGGACCGAGCGCGCGTGGACGGGGGCGCTGCTCGACGAGAAGCGCACCGGCGTCTACCGGTGCCGCGCGTGCCAGGCCGAGCTGTTCGCGTCGGACGCCAAGTTCGACTCGCACTGCGGCTGGCCGAGCTTCTTCACGCCGCTCGCGGGCGACGCGGTCGAGCTGGTGGAGGACCGCTCGCACCACATGGTGCGCACCGAGGTGCGGTGCGCACGGTGCGGTTCGCACCTGGGGCACGTGTTCGACGACGCCCCGCAGACGCCCACGGGTGACCGGTTCTGCATGAACTCGGTGAGCCTGACGTTCGAGCCCGCGGACGGCTGA
- a CDS encoding putative bifunctional diguanylate cyclase/phosphodiesterase: protein MPRSAARRRWSLTRYFGVVSVVAMSALGVALVWVTSNVMQQQSVRDGTQSAASVMAYAVAPLPAGAFTEGLLTPEQRDAVEGATSGFGSRIVELRLWSTTGVLMYSSTDARVGFPDTERLSRVMESGSSDARVLDDVSRLEGTSTVGATIREVLDVYVPVRAADALDVAGTPVADLAPADPDGEPSAGEVIGAAEVMLDHTPAVDALAEARRTVTLVVAGGLVALWLLLFRTVHTTSKRLQSSALENARLALLDSLTGLPNRRLLADRMRKDVDAALATGGRVGLVLLDIDRFKDINDSLGHDHGDELLEQVAERLRGALRDEDVVARLGGDEFAVLLPDVRSVANAERLARRVRQLFVPPFQLGEMSLHVETSVGVACIPDHAHDASSLMRTADVAMYTAKHHRTGVAVYDADEDHSSPARLVLLGDLHTAIEQAPELSQLVMHYQPKIALDTGRTVGYEALMRWIHPERGVLMPNVFIPLAEQSGVIHELTRFALRSTITQLARWRTAGLPLPVAVNLSAHDVTTTAVVDVLESLLAEHDVPAELVEVEITETALVADRSRIVPVLERLDELGVKVAIDDFGIGNTSISQLRDLPVDELKIDRLFVSDLRDGGREGSEVVVQAMVDLAHSFGLRVVAEGVEDEATAAVLRRLGVDRAQGFHWSAAVPASEIAPPGPPAAPRTGARTGRVTTNG, encoded by the coding sequence GTGCCCCGGAGCGCCGCACGGCGACGGTGGTCGCTGACGCGCTACTTCGGCGTGGTCAGCGTCGTCGCCATGTCCGCGCTCGGCGTCGCGCTCGTGTGGGTCACGTCGAACGTCATGCAGCAGCAGTCGGTCCGGGACGGCACGCAGTCCGCGGCCTCGGTCATGGCCTACGCGGTCGCGCCGCTGCCCGCGGGGGCGTTCACGGAGGGCCTGCTCACGCCCGAGCAGCGCGACGCGGTCGAGGGTGCCACCTCGGGGTTCGGCTCACGCATCGTGGAGCTGCGCCTGTGGAGCACCACGGGCGTGCTGATGTACAGCTCGACGGATGCGCGTGTCGGCTTCCCGGACACCGAGCGGCTCAGCCGGGTCATGGAGAGCGGGTCGTCGGACGCGCGCGTCCTCGACGACGTCAGCCGCCTCGAGGGGACGTCGACGGTCGGCGCGACGATCCGCGAGGTCCTGGACGTCTACGTCCCGGTCCGCGCGGCGGACGCGCTCGACGTCGCCGGGACGCCCGTGGCGGACCTGGCGCCCGCGGACCCGGACGGGGAGCCGTCGGCCGGCGAGGTCATCGGCGCCGCCGAGGTGATGCTCGACCACACGCCCGCGGTGGACGCGCTGGCCGAGGCGCGGCGCACCGTCACGCTCGTCGTCGCCGGCGGGCTCGTCGCGCTCTGGCTCCTGCTGTTCCGGACGGTGCACACCACGTCCAAGCGTCTGCAGTCGAGCGCGTTGGAGAACGCGCGCCTCGCGCTGCTCGACTCGCTCACCGGCCTGCCCAACCGTCGCCTGCTCGCGGACCGCATGCGCAAGGACGTGGACGCCGCGCTCGCGACGGGCGGGCGCGTGGGCCTGGTGCTGCTCGACATCGACCGGTTCAAGGACATCAACGACTCGTTGGGCCACGACCACGGCGACGAGCTGCTCGAGCAGGTGGCCGAGCGCCTGCGCGGTGCGCTGCGCGACGAGGACGTGGTGGCCCGGCTCGGCGGCGACGAGTTCGCGGTCCTGCTGCCCGACGTGCGCTCGGTCGCGAACGCCGAACGCCTGGCCCGGCGCGTCCGCCAGCTGTTCGTGCCCCCGTTCCAGCTCGGCGAGATGTCGCTGCACGTCGAGACGTCGGTGGGCGTCGCGTGCATCCCGGACCACGCGCACGACGCGTCGTCGCTCATGCGCACGGCCGACGTCGCGATGTACACCGCCAAGCACCACCGCACGGGCGTCGCGGTCTACGACGCCGACGAGGACCACTCCTCCCCCGCGCGACTGGTGCTCCTGGGCGACCTGCACACCGCGATCGAGCAGGCCCCCGAGCTGTCGCAGCTGGTCATGCACTACCAGCCGAAGATCGCGCTCGACACCGGCCGGACCGTGGGCTACGAGGCGCTGATGCGCTGGATCCACCCCGAGCGCGGCGTGCTCATGCCGAACGTGTTCATCCCGCTCGCGGAGCAGTCGGGGGTGATCCACGAGCTCACGCGGTTCGCGCTGCGCTCGACGATCACGCAGCTCGCACGCTGGCGCACCGCAGGGCTGCCGCTGCCGGTCGCGGTCAACCTCTCGGCGCACGACGTGACGACGACCGCCGTGGTCGACGTCCTGGAGTCGCTCCTGGCCGAGCACGACGTCCCGGCCGAGCTCGTCGAGGTGGAGATCACCGAGACCGCGCTGGTCGCGGACCGGTCGCGCATCGTGCCCGTGCTCGAACGGCTCGACGAGCTGGGCGTCAAGGTCGCGATCGACGACTTCGGGATCGGCAACACGTCCATCTCGCAGCTGCGGGACCTGCCCGTCGACGAGCTCAAGATCGACCGGCTGTTCGTCTCCGACCTGCGCGACGGTGGTCGGGAGGGCTCGGAGGTCGTGGTCCAGGCGATGGTGGACCTCGCGCACTCGTTCGGGCTGCGCGTGGTGGCCGAGGGCGTCGAGGACGAGGCGACCGCCGCGGTGCTGCGCCGGCTGGGGGTCGACCGCGCCCAGGGCTTCCACTGGTCGGCGGCCGTGCCCGCCTCCGAGATCGCGCCGCCCGGCCCTCCCGCGGCACCACGCACCGGGGCACGAACAGGGCGGGTGACCACGAACGGCTGA
- a CDS encoding TasA family protein — protein sequence MDDLLQEMVSPAPAPGERARRRRLWATVTIVGLAALGVTSLTTSAFFRDDATTNSAITAGTISIDSADLAFSIPVGNMLPGASVVSPVTVSNEGSLRYQYAIQYDATDRAGDTANLSSALHLSIYRLDAADCTLANASGPTARLGQSAGTWGLATSATDIVGEAGTDAALGNRQISASSSEDLCVRVDFDPAADNSYQDTQTELTLRFAAMQLTFDPADPNESNT from the coding sequence ATGGACGACCTGCTCCAGGAGATGGTGAGTCCTGCGCCCGCGCCCGGCGAGCGAGCTCGCCGTCGCCGGCTGTGGGCCACGGTCACGATCGTCGGCCTCGCCGCGCTCGGCGTGACCTCGCTGACGACGTCGGCGTTCTTCCGCGACGACGCGACGACGAACTCCGCGATCACGGCCGGCACCATCTCGATCGACTCGGCCGACCTCGCGTTCTCGATCCCGGTGGGCAACATGCTGCCGGGCGCGTCCGTGGTCTCCCCTGTCACCGTCAGCAACGAGGGGTCGCTGCGCTACCAGTACGCGATCCAGTACGACGCGACGGACCGCGCGGGCGACACGGCGAACCTGTCGAGCGCGCTGCACCTGTCGATCTACCGGCTCGACGCGGCGGACTGCACGCTCGCGAACGCGAGCGGGCCCACCGCGCGGCTCGGCCAGTCCGCCGGGACGTGGGGTCTGGCCACGTCGGCCACGGACATCGTCGGCGAGGCCGGCACCGACGCGGCGCTCGGCAACCGGCAGATCTCCGCGAGCTCGTCGGAGGACCTGTGCGTGCGCGTCGACTTCGACCCCGCGGCGGACAACTCCTACCAGGACACGCAGACCGAGCTCACGCTCCGGTTCGCCGCGATGCAGCTGACGTTCGACCCGGCCGACCCCAACGAGTCGAACACCTGA